One Blastopirellula marina genomic window carries:
- the amt gene encoding ammonium transporter yields the protein MMKHCVAGQKRNTFTRAVALLLLCPAAVFADGAATSTPIVAETLTDGHSMVDYAWVIFAAALVMLMQAGFMCLESGLARAKNSINVAVKNMADFVLSVAGFWFIGFGLMFGVSAYGLIGTSDFCVSFENAPWLAVFFVFQATFCGTAATIDSGAVAERARFSTYLFISFVTSVVIYPIFGHWAWGSLYHSESSGWLENLGFIDFAGSTVVHSVGGWVALASAILIGPRLGKFNQDGTANHFHAHNLPLMYLGTFILMFGWFGFNCGSTLQATTDVGPIAMTTMLAAGFGGISSTFVSWMFGNSKLPRPEDVANGILGGLVGITAGCACVSAAGAVLIGLVSGVVVFFGSIVIEKWFKVDDVVGAVPVHGFCGVWGTIAVGLFIRPELLAEAGTTRFDQIQIQSLGAIACFAWSFGTAFIVVGLLKMFTPVRVSEEDEIQGLNISEHGAKSTLFDLAVAMQKASNSDKIDRSFCIEPEIGTEAGDLAFAFNRLIGAIELEQARTKSAVDSLERQKKLAQSGMTNYRRQVETSLQEIDQQRSGLQSILETSSSNAQRLVGSVQQIFDRIDGMVTSLTDISTQMQQAASLAEKGKATANSSGMTMSQLNESSTEIESVLDMVREIAEQTNLLALNATIEAAHAGEAGKGFAVVATEVKQLARASSQSTDQIGNRISRIRQDTRQVSTDLSETAEVISQVCALSGEMNAFLQRSSSDQQHSASQVREIGSEIEQMVDNLIEGMKSIRESSTSIEKQVRNSYEEFTAVLDEAGLA from the coding sequence ATGATGAAGCATTGCGTAGCTGGCCAGAAGCGCAACACTTTCACACGAGCGGTCGCTCTCCTCCTTCTTTGCCCGGCAGCGGTCTTCGCGGATGGAGCAGCAACCTCCACGCCGATCGTTGCCGAAACGCTGACCGACGGCCACTCGATGGTCGATTACGCCTGGGTGATTTTTGCCGCGGCACTGGTGATGCTTATGCAAGCCGGATTCATGTGCCTGGAGTCAGGACTCGCCCGGGCGAAAAATTCGATCAATGTAGCCGTTAAGAACATGGCCGATTTCGTCCTTTCAGTAGCTGGCTTCTGGTTCATCGGTTTCGGCTTGATGTTTGGTGTGTCGGCTTACGGTTTGATCGGAACCTCTGACTTCTGCGTGTCGTTCGAGAATGCTCCCTGGTTGGCCGTGTTCTTCGTTTTCCAAGCAACCTTCTGTGGTACGGCCGCGACGATCGATTCCGGGGCCGTCGCCGAGCGGGCTCGCTTCTCGACCTACTTATTCATTTCCTTCGTGACCTCGGTCGTCATCTACCCGATTTTTGGCCACTGGGCTTGGGGAAGCCTCTACCATAGCGAGTCCTCTGGCTGGCTCGAGAACCTCGGCTTCATCGACTTCGCTGGCTCAACCGTGGTGCACTCCGTCGGTGGCTGGGTGGCTTTGGCCTCGGCCATTCTGATTGGCCCGCGCCTGGGCAAGTTCAATCAGGATGGAACCGCGAATCACTTTCATGCCCACAACCTTCCTTTGATGTACTTGGGAACGTTCATCCTGATGTTCGGTTGGTTCGGTTTCAATTGCGGCAGCACGCTGCAAGCGACGACCGATGTCGGCCCGATCGCCATGACCACCATGCTGGCCGCTGGCTTTGGCGGCATTAGCTCGACTTTTGTCAGTTGGATGTTTGGAAACAGCAAATTGCCGCGGCCCGAAGATGTGGCCAACGGAATTCTCGGCGGCTTAGTCGGTATCACCGCCGGCTGTGCCTGTGTGTCGGCTGCCGGGGCCGTGCTAATCGGGCTGGTTAGTGGCGTGGTCGTCTTCTTCGGTTCAATCGTCATCGAGAAGTGGTTCAAGGTCGACGACGTCGTCGGTGCCGTTCCCGTACATGGCTTTTGCGGCGTGTGGGGAACCATCGCGGTTGGTTTGTTCATTCGCCCGGAACTATTGGCCGAAGCAGGCACAACACGCTTTGACCAAATCCAAATCCAATCGCTCGGGGCAATCGCTTGTTTTGCGTGGAGCTTCGGAACTGCCTTCATTGTGGTTGGCCTCCTGAAAATGTTCACCCCAGTCCGCGTCAGCGAAGAGGACGAAATCCAAGGACTGAACATTTCAGAGCATGGTGCCAAAAGCACGCTGTTCGACCTGGCCGTGGCCATGCAGAAGGCATCGAACTCGGACAAGATCGATCGCAGCTTCTGCATCGAACCCGAAATCGGCACGGAAGCAGGCGACCTGGCGTTTGCCTTCAACCGGCTGATCGGCGCGATCGAACTGGAGCAGGCCCGCACCAAATCAGCGGTTGACTCGCTCGAGCGACAGAAGAAGCTGGCTCAATCAGGCATGACAAACTATCGACGGCAAGTCGAGACAAGTCTGCAAGAGATCGATCAACAACGGAGTGGCCTGCAGTCCATCCTGGAAACTTCCTCGTCCAACGCTCAGCGTCTCGTTGGCTCCGTGCAACAGATCTTCGACCGGATCGATGGCATGGTGACATCACTTACCGATATCTCAACCCAGATGCAGCAAGCCGCTTCCCTCGCCGAAAAAGGGAAGGCAACGGCCAACAGCAGCGGCATGACGATGTCTCAGCTGAATGAGTCTTCGACGGAGATCGAGAGCGTCCTCGACATGGTTCGTGAGATCGCCGAGCAAACGAATCTGCTGGCCCTCAATGCCACCATCGAAGCGGCTCATGCCGGCGAAGCAGGCAAAGGGTTCGCCGTGGTGGCCACCGAAGTGAAGCAGTTAGCTCGCGCGTCGTCGCAGTCCACCGATCAAATCGGCAACCGCATCTCACGAATCCGCCAAGATACCCGCCAAGTCTCCACCGACCTCAGCGAGACCGCGGAAGTTATCAGCCAGGTTTGTGCGTTGAGCGGCGAGATGAACGCATTCCTACAGCGATCTTCTTCCGATCAACAGCACTCCGCCTCGCAAGTTCGCGAGATCGGCTCGGAGATCGAGCAGATGGTCGACAACTTAATCGAGGGGATGAAGTCGATCCGCGAATCGAGCACTTCGATCGAGAAGCAGGTCCGTAATTCGTACGAAGAGTTCACCGCTGTCCTGGACGAGGCGGGCCTGGCTTAG
- the nrfH gene encoding cytochrome c nitrite reductase small subunit, which yields MASNPGGIRGKQPTRSRRRSQAKIYLGVFSSLFAILLGVVLGLGAFTFGYGKGASYLSNDPKTCVNCHVMQESYDTWEKSSHHGVAVCNDCHLSHDPIGKWVTKADNGFFHSLAFTFNDYPDPLRIKPRNRKVTQHACLHCHSDFVHNMLPATEHEQTMSCVHCHSDVGHALHSRVYPTLEPNSR from the coding sequence GTGGCTTCGAACCCTGGCGGTATTCGTGGGAAGCAGCCTACGCGTTCGCGACGACGTTCTCAGGCGAAGATCTACCTGGGGGTTTTCTCTTCCCTGTTCGCTATCTTGCTGGGCGTTGTTCTCGGGTTGGGGGCGTTTACGTTCGGATACGGCAAGGGGGCCAGTTACCTCAGCAACGATCCCAAGACCTGCGTCAATTGTCATGTGATGCAGGAGTCGTACGATACCTGGGAGAAGTCGAGCCACCACGGCGTTGCTGTTTGCAATGACTGTCATCTATCGCACGATCCGATCGGCAAATGGGTTACCAAGGCCGATAACGGCTTCTTTCATTCGCTGGCGTTCACCTTCAACGACTACCCCGATCCGCTACGGATCAAGCCGCGGAATCGGAAAGTAACGCAGCACGCTTGTCTCCATTGTCACTCCGACTTTGTCCATAACATGCTTCCCGCGACCGAGCACGAACAGACGATGTCGTGCGTCCATTGCCACAGCGATGTCGGGCACGCGTTGCATTCACGTGTGTATCCCACGCTGGAACCTAATTCACGCTAA